From the genome of Nostoc sp. C052, one region includes:
- a CDS encoding TrbI/VirB10 family protein, which produces MSKENNKEGRRQEAEGRRNKSEGDSAQSAVLGSPQEEQLCKRNPSCLGAAKQEFSEDLEPKFPLVTGRGQETAFPSASCLLPSAFLDKNGSVSTIEDLLELDDVNKTNGNKAPEPESLLVATKHTIVTSPWSRLAIIAVPFGVGFLAIFLMLNGVFNPAPAPKIGLKTQEIPTTEQAQESDDGDGDARAKLALSDQEDELGRINKNKFDQPAPVPVSVNQKVVPSNPPSPQPAPHSVQNTQPRRVTQTTPQAIRTYTEPPTRTSFSPRTSISARTVTPLDPLEQLNKLRGIGSYGKIAYAETSTSKQSLLDPDLSQTQAVQNQPNEQTDTNNFDQTTPQNSSESIEKIRPRWQATSKVNKITLANNYLPQESQILQGKQTRYLTVGTFASGVLVTSLIQATVNNSGQTQTQTPTSNNTRSVARLQEDLRDNYGQVAIPSGTMLAVELASVDGGSYAVAYVRAIILDNTEYPISAGAISVTGVGGRPLIARRFQDRGGEIARSDLFGGAVSALGKVGEIMNQPDSEEEISDEFTGRIRKRSSGNQRNITGALMSGFFGQVSQNLSQRNQRTTQEITSRPNTWFIPQGTKVTFNVNRSLELP; this is translated from the coding sequence ATGAGTAAAGAGAATAATAAAGAAGGCAGGAGGCAGGAGGCAGAGGGCAGAAGGAACAAGTCAGAAGGGGATTCAGCGCAAAGTGCGGTCTTGGGGTCTCCCCAAGAGGAGCAACTTTGTAAGAGAAACCCCTCCTGTCTTGGAGCCGCTAAACAAGAGTTTAGTGAGGATCTTGAACCCAAGTTCCCTTTGGTCACGGGCAGAGGACAGGAAACAGCATTCCCTTCTGCCTCCTGCCTCCTGCCCTCTGCCTTTCTTGATAAAAATGGGTCTGTATCGACTATAGAGGATTTGCTTGAACTAGATGATGTTAATAAAACTAATGGTAATAAAGCACCAGAACCGGAAAGTTTATTAGTAGCGACTAAGCACACAATTGTCACTTCTCCTTGGTCAAGACTAGCAATAATTGCTGTCCCTTTTGGAGTTGGATTTTTAGCGATATTTTTGATGCTCAATGGCGTTTTCAATCCCGCACCAGCACCAAAGATTGGTCTGAAAACGCAGGAAATACCCACCACTGAACAAGCCCAAGAAAGTGATGATGGAGACGGTGATGCGCGTGCAAAACTCGCTCTGTCGGATCAAGAAGATGAGTTAGGTCGCATTAACAAAAATAAATTTGACCAACCAGCACCAGTACCAGTTTCAGTAAACCAAAAGGTCGTGCCATCTAACCCACCATCTCCACAACCAGCGCCACATTCTGTTCAAAATACACAACCACGTCGCGTAACTCAGACTACTCCACAAGCGATTAGAACCTACACTGAGCCACCAACACGCACGAGTTTTTCTCCAAGAACCTCTATATCTGCACGGACAGTAACGCCCCTAGATCCCCTTGAGCAATTGAACAAACTCCGTGGCATCGGTTCTTACGGCAAAATCGCATACGCCGAAACTAGCACCAGCAAACAATCTTTATTAGATCCGGATCTTTCTCAAACTCAAGCAGTTCAAAATCAACCGAATGAACAAACAGATACAAATAATTTTGACCAAACCACGCCGCAAAACTCAAGCGAGTCGATTGAAAAGATCCGCCCCAGGTGGCAAGCAACTTCTAAAGTTAACAAGATTACTTTAGCTAACAATTATTTACCTCAAGAAAGCCAAATTCTCCAAGGCAAACAAACTCGCTACCTTACCGTTGGCACTTTTGCTAGTGGTGTCCTTGTTACATCTTTAATTCAAGCCACAGTTAATAATTCAGGGCAGACACAGACACAAACACCAACCTCTAATAACACTAGGTCTGTCGCTAGACTGCAAGAGGATTTACGCGATAACTATGGGCAAGTGGCAATTCCTTCGGGAACAATGCTAGCAGTCGAGTTAGCTTCAGTTGATGGCGGCAGTTACGCTGTCGCTTATGTCAGAGCGATCATATTAGATAATACAGAATATCCGATTTCTGCGGGTGCGATTTCCGTGACAGGAGTTGGTGGTAGACCCCTAATAGCTCGAAGATTTCAGGACAGGGGTGGCGAGATTGCCCGTAGTGACTTGTTTGGTGGCGCTGTGTCTGCATTAGGGAAGGTTGGGGAGATTATGAACCAACCGGATAGTGAAGAAGAAATTTCTGATGAATTCACAGGCAGGATTCGCAAACGTAGTAGTGGCAATCAGCGCAATATTACTGGTGCGTTAATGTCAGGTTTTTTTGGTCAAGTTAGTCAAAATCTTAGTCAACGTAATCAACGTACTACTCAAGAAATTACTTCTCGCCCCAATACTTGGTTTATTCCACAGGGAACCAAAGTTACCTTTAATGTAAATCGCTCTTTAGAGTTGCCATGA